Within Acidobacteriota bacterium, the genomic segment TGCGAAGGCCAGGATGGCCCACGCGGCCCTGGATCGACGGAGCCGCAAGAGCTCGAGCTTGACCAGGGCGCCGGTCATACTGCGGTCTCCATGTTCGCGGCCCGAAACGCCGCCCAACGTGCGAACAGGAAGGCTCCGCTCGCCCAGAGCACCATGACGAGCAGATAGGGGAGATAGCTCCCCGTGAAGTTCGTCAGCGGCGGCGGACCGGCGTGGTAGTCGGCAACCTCGCCCCAGAAGCTGGTCGGCGACTCGTAGACCATCGGATCGGCGCCGGAGTTGTAGAGCAGGTCTTCGTTGAGCTGCCTGATCACGACCCGCCGGTGTTCTTCAGCGCTCTTGACGAAGTCGTAGTGGTGGAGGCGGTCGGAGCCGGAGAGACCTGAGGAAAGCGCCATGACCGAGATCGTCGGCGACAGCGCAGTGAGCCAGAACCGGGTGTCCTCCTGGCGGCCGTACCGGTCGTTCAGGCCGGCGTAGTAGGCGTCGTAGAGCGGGTCGGAGTACTCCTCGCTCGCCTGCAGCTCCCAGGCGCTCCACGGCACCGGCGCGTCTTCCACGTTGGCAACCTGGAACTTCTCGAGAAAGCGGGCCATTTCCCGTTTTCTGATGTCGGTGAGCGGAATCCCGAAGGCGGGAATGACGCCCCAGTACTCGGCCTTGATCTCCTCGAGGTCCTTCCACGTCTGGTAGCTGTCGGGTTGAGGCGTCGAGGTGACCGCGGCATCGTTGGCGAAGCGCGGCAGGAGCACGGTGACCAGACACCAGATGGCGAGAAGCGAGACGGCCGCGGAACGC encodes:
- a CDS encoding DUF3526 domain-containing protein; the encoded protein is MKARVIAAKEALVARRGKRLWALSFGVIAVMVASMAIGLNRTATFETERAAAAENDKAVWLDQGVRNPHKAAHFSRYVFKPIPTLASFDPGAIDFAGIAVWMEAHIQNPSRFRRAESTGDLSRFVGLSPAWVLQVIMPLIVILLLFGSYAGEREDGTLRQVMSYGVSPGSVFKGKLRGASSALLKLLLPVFALITIAVFVFDRGYPQEDLPVRLLGIVGIYGIYLFAFAMLTIGVSALSPSRRSAAVSLLAIWCLVTVLLPRFANDAAVTSTPQPDSYQTWKDLEEIKAEYWGVIPAFGIPLTDIRKREMARFLEKFQVANVEDAPVPWSAWELQASEEYSDPLYDAYYAGLNDRYGRQEDTRFWLTALSPTISVMALSSGLSGSDRLHHYDFVKSAEEHRRVVIRQLNEDLLYNSGADPMVYESPTSFWGEVADYHAGPPPLTNFTGSYLPYLLVMVLWASGAFLFARWAAFRAANMETAV